The following DNA comes from Pirellulales bacterium.
CGTTTCCCTCACCGTGCCCAATGCCCGCAAACGCGAGGAGATCGCGGCCGGGCGGCAGATTCTGGCCGACATCGCGGCCGGCCGTGTGCGAAGCTTCGTCGATTTCGGACTCAAGACGCTCAACATCATCAGTTGCCCGAGCTGCTCGCGCGTGGAAAACGAAGCGTTCATCGAACTGGCCGGGCAGGTCAAGGAAATGACCCGGTACGCCGAGCAGCACGCGATCACGATCGCCGTGATGGGGTGCCGCGTGAATGGCCCGGGCGAGACGGACGACGCCGACTTGGGACTGTGGTGCGGGCCGAATCTGGTCAATCTCAAGCGCGGCAGCGAGGACTTGGGGGCGTATCCTTATGACCAGATTCTCAATCGGTTGCGGGCCGAACTCGATGCGCTGATCGCTCGCCGCTCGCTAGCAGCGACGTGAGCGCAAAGCGAAACGTGGAAACGCGATAGTCCGAGCAGCGTTTCCGCCCCATTTGGCATTCTGGGGCCGCCATGCTAACGTGGAATGGAAGGGCCGACCGCCAAATCTTATCTCTAGACTCGAATCTCCATGTCCGTTTCGATGCCCGGCGCACCTCCCGCCGATTCGCCGCGCCAGTCCTCTCCGGCCACAGTCGCTGAAGCGCCGCCGGCGCCCGTCGGCTGGCCGGTTCTGCTCTCGGCGGCGGTCATCGTGGCGGCGGTCGCCGCTGCCTATTGCAATAGCTTCTCCGGCGCGATGGTGTTCGACGATCGGGCCTGGATTCTCGAGAACTCGAGCATCCAGCAGCTTTCGTCAATCGGCGATATCCTGCTGCCTCGAAATGCCGCCGCGGTCGGCGGGCGGCCCGTCGTCAGTCTAACGCTCGCGCTGAACCATGCTTTGGGCGGTACCGATCCTGTCGGTTACCATATCGTCAATCTCTGCATCCACGCGCTGGCCGCGCTGGTGCTGTTCGGGATCGTTCGCCGCACTCTGCTATTGCCCAAGCTGCGCGAGCGATTTGGTTCAGCAGCAACGCCTCTGGCTCTGGCGGTCGCGCTAGTTTGGGCCGTTCATCCGCTCCAAACGGCTGCCGTAACCTACATCATCCAGCGCACTGAATCGCTGATGGGCCTATTCTATCTCCTGACGCTCTATTGCGTGATCCGCGGCGCGACGGCGATGGAAAGCCGATCCGTTCGGAGATCTCTGTGGTATGCCGGCGCAGTGGCGGCTTGCTTGCTTGGAATGGTGACGAAAGAAGTGATGTTCACGGCGCCACTGTTGGTGCTGCTATACGACTGGATGTTCCTAAGCGGATCCGTGCGAAAGGCGCTTGCGCGACGTCGCGGCCTGTATGCGAGCATGGCGGCAACCTGGTCGTTCGGACTGTTGATGCTCTGGATGACCGACTTTCACGGCGGCACGACCGGCCCGGGCGTCGATACGTTTTCGCCTCAGTCGTATTTGCTCACGCAGCCAGGCGTAATCCTCCATTACTTGCAGACGGCATTTTGGCCGGCGGGGTTGTCGCTCGATTACAATTGGCGTCCGGCCGAGTCGATCGCACAGGTCGCCGTTCCGGGAACGATCATCATCGCCTTGCTCGGCCTGACCGTCGTGGGATTGATCAAGCGATCGGCTCTGGGGTTTCTGGGGGCCGCGTTTTTCTTGATTCTCGTTCCCACCTCGAGTATCATCCCGATCAAGGACGCGGCCTTCGATCATCGCATGTTTTTGCCGCTGGCGGCGCTGGTGTCGCTGGTGGTCATCGGGGCGTATGCGCTCTGGGATCGGCTGGCGCCGCGGGCCGAAGAACCAGGGCTAGCGGATTGGTTGATTCGTGTCGGCTTGCCGGCTGGATTGGTGGCGATCGCGACCGTGGCTCTCGGCTGGGGCACATTCGTTCGCAACAAAGACTATCGCTCCGAGGAAGCGATTTGGCGGGACGTCCTTGCCAAATATCCCGACAACTGGCGCGCGTATGCCAGCCTTGGCTACGCTGCATTGTCGGCTCAAGACAAATCCAATGCAATCGCGCTATTCGCAAAAGCGGAGCAACTGAATCCGAAGGACTCGCAAGTTCAATTGAATCTGGGCAATCTGGCCGCCGATCGGGGCAAGATCGATGAGGCCATCGATCATTACGAGCAGTCTTTGAAGCTGACGCCCCAATCCGCGAAGGCCCAATACAACTTGGGACTAGCGCTGGCCAAGAAAGGAAAAATCGACGACGCGATCGCCCATTATCAGGAGGCCCTGAAGCTCGATCCCGAGAATCCCGAGACGCATAATAATCTGGCCGACTTGTTCCTCAAGCGTGACAAATTCGACGACGCCATCAAGCAGGCCGAGGCGGCGTTGGCGTTCAAGCCCGACTACGCGCTGGCGCACAACAATCTCGCCAGCGGACTGGCAGCCAAGGGGAAGCTCGATGAGGCGATCACCCATTATCGCAGGGCGATTGAACTCGATCCGAAGTTTGTCGACGTCGAATACAATCTGGGCGCGGCCTTGGCGCGCCGCGGAAACTTCGACGAAGCCATCGGCTACTTGGAGAAAGACTTGCGGCGGCGGCCGCGCGACGTGAGCGCCCGCTTTGGTCTTGCCCAACTCTACGATAAGAATCACCAAACCGACAAGGCCATTGCCGACTATAGGACGGTCCTAGAAATCGACCCCAATCTCGAACCGGCGCGGATCAACCTCGC
Coding sequences within:
- a CDS encoding tetratricopeptide repeat protein, with translation MSVSMPGAPPADSPRQSSPATVAEAPPAPVGWPVLLSAAVIVAAVAAAYCNSFSGAMVFDDRAWILENSSIQQLSSIGDILLPRNAAAVGGRPVVSLTLALNHALGGTDPVGYHIVNLCIHALAALVLFGIVRRTLLLPKLRERFGSAATPLALAVALVWAVHPLQTAAVTYIIQRTESLMGLFYLLTLYCVIRGATAMESRSVRRSLWYAGAVAACLLGMVTKEVMFTAPLLVLLYDWMFLSGSVRKALARRRGLYASMAATWSFGLLMLWMTDFHGGTTGPGVDTFSPQSYLLTQPGVILHYLQTAFWPAGLSLDYNWRPAESIAQVAVPGTIIIALLGLTVVGLIKRSALGFLGAAFFLILVPTSSIIPIKDAAFDHRMFLPLAALVSLVVIGAYALWDRLAPRAEEPGLADWLIRVGLPAGLVAIATVALGWGTFVRNKDYRSEEAIWRDVLAKYPDNWRAYASLGYAALSAQDKSNAIALFAKAEQLNPKDSQVQLNLGNLAADRGKIDEAIDHYEQSLKLTPQSAKAQYNLGLALAKKGKIDDAIAHYQEALKLDPENPETHNNLADLFLKRDKFDDAIKQAEAALAFKPDYALAHNNLASGLAAKGKLDEAITHYRRAIELDPKFVDVEYNLGAALARRGNFDEAIGYLEKDLRRRPRDVSARFGLAQLYDKNHQTDKAIADYRTVLEIDPNLEPARINLASALALRGRLDEALEQYDKLLETNSNDAPMQLRAAKLLVQQGSIRQAIVRYRTALNLDPRNAAAHFDLAGCFLALDKTDDAVEQYRAAIEIEPKYSAAHNGLAVLLARQEKLKEALEHFLKAVEFDSENADAHYNAGMIYYRQGLAAETETQWRAAVRLKPNQVAYLGQLALLLAISPDAAARNGKEAVQLARHAVELTDSRDPEMLAILAAAYAEAGEFPKAVESGEQAKELARLQDKSALVDQLTDRLKLYRAGQPYHETAQ